A single window of Hylaeus volcanicus isolate JK05 chromosome 8, UHH_iyHylVolc1.0_haploid, whole genome shotgun sequence DNA harbors:
- the LOC128880738 gene encoding ATP-binding cassette sub-family C member Sur: MEFCKGSKYLRVLPRATRRIVWTWRMENGTIVRVAENDSNDDCLIEIVNLCVPAIAILVALIACLCRKCAKRRKASNGLVPFHTTRTLLCMSVLLVLSLEACESFLTTISFSSIFTILAVVSCWILHRRTEINGGLGTAFTAGILAAISLSRAWKFIALSGYDLSIQHVRFATTAITAVLCGSFAILDSYTLYFTTRRRRRYLIRRTEEASIVYRHSDSTFLDRITFHWVTNLLSKGYSSPLEAHDLGELPEEETTGTQFEKFRRIYQKHRKENARLSLWRCFWKQIWRPFVIGGLLKLLGDATTLVGPLTISRILDYVSASQNGTTNHRTFRSVMTFSEILQNGYFLSLLVFVFALLQSTLSQASTHILCVEGVRLKTALQALLYDKALRLCSWSIDEEENPRAEKDKEQHKSYRAGDIGTLTNLISEDAYNVMSFFWIGHYTWAIPLKITAIIFLLYGKLGVSAIIGALCCIVMVTPVQLVLGKKMSENFKFVAKGSDARLRLVNEVLQGMRLVKLRAWEDIFERKIRKTRNVELTMLDRDSLYWTLINFLTHASSVLMTLFTFAAYFWLEERSLDAGNVFASLALFSQLTVPLLIFPVMIPIIINAMISTVRMEEFLQLPEIVNVLPDPGDKKVDTVENGSSHTNSADEGPVEATKVPSTTTFGSLDNIEEDEEDGQPCCLTELKLDMGSSADTVFEKDPEIPVLQIRSCTFSWGTDECQLSISGLSFPRSQLTLIVGKTGSGKTSLLLGMLGEIQSTTGTIEWAKDSKIAYVAQKPWLLNATLRDNILFGSPYRSRRYRNVLKACALQPDVDILPGHDLTRIGEKGINLSGGQKQRVTIARALYSDADVVVMDDPLSALDHQVGRQIFDQGVRKLLLRNGRTVIMVTHRLELLSTAHQVIVMDGCRVRAVGTKSAIEDSDPELASEWKKAATRQTDGRRACKTAKDRWSLVRLVSRIGINVRNKQASDGSWITDQDAHVNPPVFVPLRMRRTILSGSRYLAPDLTDLPVPKEEWNIAKKPCKSHGNAVRSSSLQPRRRPPPVLRQNSTPTILESQHFVPRKRNNTFDNGQSSGVFRQIFSGRIVSVHPDESSSNKEKSVLRRLIPSSSNRQVHYSVKKANQHQESEQPPDRRLLSQNSTETNEPDEREEKSHDAEEREEYQDRGGVVTRTTCIDYSKAAGWIPGLIYIGVAIFCQILRVYTDLWLSRWTDQDEESFDQEDQDTLFYFKVYIALSMSSILLSFVCNVVGQWTGARARRKLHEEAISRLLRVPMSFFERNPVGKILNRFSADTGVIDKKISTSIQRLTFFVLLCSSAIMVNVIISPWFLVAALPTCGAYYLVQRYYRRSARHLQRLDGSTRWPIATHFSETLSGLATLRASKQENRFMDQAMVCLDANTNAFLLLNASSRWLGIALDYLGAVIVVTATFAAIISAQLYPSRVTPALVGLAINYTLLVPIYLNWVVKFTAEIEMYMGSVARISAYRYAPVENYQQEGLRISKDWPNRGEVTFENVSLRHDSQREPVISNLCLYIPAGQKIGVCGRTGSGKSSTVMALFRLLEITQGRIMIDGVDVRRIPLTTLRSRLSVIPQDVIMFSGTIRENLDPLADHEDRELWEALEVAQIKDVVASHPEGLDVEVREGGENFSSGQLQLLCMARAILRKSSIVVLDEATSALDATTEKSLLKAVATAFENKTVIAIAHRAAALLDCDRIIVFHEGAIVEDGAPQDLMHRQAGFFANMLKSTEQND, from the exons ATGGAGTTCTGCAAAGGCAGCAAATATCTGCGCGTGTTGCCGAGGGCCACCAGGCGGATCGTGTGGACATGGCGAATGGAGAACGGTACGATCGTGCGAGTCGCTGAAAACGACTCCAACGACGATTGTCTGATCGAGATTGTCAACCTCTGCGTACCGGCGATCGCCATCCTCGTCGCTCTGATCGCCTGTCTTTGCCGCAAGTGCGCCAAACGACGCAA AGCCTCCAACGGACTTGTTCCGTTTCACACAACCAGGACATTGCTGTGCATGTCGGTCCTGCTGGTGCTTTCCCTGGAGGCTTGCGAGTCCTTTCTGACGACCATTTCGTTTTCGTCGATCTTTACGATCCTGGCGGTCGTCTCCTGCTGGATCCTGCATCGGAGGACCGAGATCAACGGTGGCTTAGGAACTGCCTTCACGGCTGGAATTTTAGCTGCGATCAGCTTGTCGCGGGCGTGGAAGTTCATCGCTTTGTCTGG GTACGATTTGTCGATCCAACACGTTCGATTCGCGACGACGGCCATCACCGCCGTTTTATGCGGCTCCTTCGCCATCTTGGATTCTTACACGCTTTATTTCACG ACCAGACGAAGGCGGCGGTACCTCATCAGACGAACGGAGGAAGCGTCGATCGTTTACAGGCACTCCGATTCTACTTTCCTCGACCGGATCACCTTCCATTGGGTGACCAACCTTCTGTCCAAGGGGTACAGCTCACCTTTGGAAGCGCACGACCTCGGGGAACTTCCCGAAGAGGAGACCACCGGGACGCAATTTGAGAAATTTCGGAGAATTTACCAGAAACACAGG aaagaaaatgcGAGACTGTCCCTTTGGCGATGTTTCTGGAAGCAAATATGGAGGCCATTCGTCATAGGAGGTCTTTTGAAGCTGTTAGGCGACGCCACCACCTTAGTTGGTCCGTTGACGATTTCCAGGATCTTGGACTACGTCTCTGCCTCTCAAAATGGAACCACCAATCACAGAACCTTTCGG AGCGTTATGACGTTCTCCGAGATACTACAAAATGGCTACTTCCTCAGTCTGCTCGTGTTCGTCTTCGCCCTTCTGCAGAGCACTCTGAGCCAGGCCTCCACTCACATCCTCTGCGTCGAGGGGGTCCGATTGAAGACTGCTCTTCAG GCGTTGCTGTACGATAAAGCCCTGCGTCTGTGCTCGTGGAGCATCGACGAGGAGGAGAATCCACGTGCAGAGAAGGACAAAGAGCAGCACAAGTCCTATCGAGCTGGCGATATCGGTACCCTGACGAACCTCATATCGGAGGATGCCTACAATGTGATGAGCTTCTTCTGGATAGGACACTACACCTGGGCCATCCCGTTGAAG ATCACGGCCATAATCTTCCTTCTCTACGGGAAACTGGGCGTCAGCGCGATCATCGGTGCCCTCTGTTGCATAGTGATGGTTACACCCGTGCAGCTGGTGCTCGGGAAAAAGATGTCGGAGAACTTCAAGTTCGTCGCT AAAGGAAGCGACGCCAGATTGCGGCTGGTGAACGAGGTTCTTCAAGGGATGAGACTGGTGAAGCTCAGAGCCTGGGAGGACATCTTCGAGAGGAAGATAAGGAAAACGAGGAACGTCGAGTTGACGATGCTGGACAGAGATTCCTTGTATTGGACCCTTATCA ATTTCCTTACCCACGCATCGTCGGTGCTCATGACCCTCTTCACCTTTGCCGCCTACTTCTGGCTGGAAGAACGAAGCCTGGACGCTGGAAACGTTTTCGCCAGCTTAGCTCTGTTCTCCCAGCTCACCGTGCCTCTCCTGATCTTCCCCGTGATGATCCCCATAATCATCAACGCCATG ATTTCCACGGTCAGGATGGAAGAGTTTCTTCAGCTACCAGAGATCGTGAACGTTCTCCCGGATCCTGGCGACAAAAAGGTGGATACAGTCGAAAACGGATCCTCCCATACGAACTCCGCCGACGAGGGTCCT GTAGAAGCCACGAAGGTGCCCAGCACCACGACCTTCGGATCGCTGGACAATATCGAGGAGGACGAAGAGGATGGGCAGCCATGTTGCCTGACGGAGTTGAAGCTCGATATGGGCTCCTCCGCGGATACGGTGTTCGAAAAGGACCCAGAGATCCCTGTGCTCCAAATTAGATCTTGCACGTTCTCTTGGGGCACGGACGAATGCCAACTGTCCATCTCTGGGCTCAGCTTTCCACGCA gCCAGCTGACTTTGATCGTAGGTAAGACAGGCAGTGGTAAGACATCCCTGCTGTTGGGGATGTTGGGAGAGATCCAGAGCACGACTGGGACCATCGAGTGGGCCAA AGACTCGAAGATCGCGTACGTGGCCCAGAAGCCCTGGCTGTTGAACGCAACCTTGAGAGACAACATTCTCTTCGGATCACCCTACAGATCCAGGAGATACAGAAACGTGTTGAAGGCCTGCGCCTTGCAACCTGACGTCGACATTCTTCCAGGCCACGATCTGACTCGAATTGGCGAAAAGGGGATTAACTTGAGCGGAGGGCAGAAGCAGAGAGTGACCATAGCGAGGGCTCTTTACAGCGACGCGGACGTCGTCGTCATG GACGATCCGCTGTCAGCGTTGGATCACCAGGTAGGTCGACAGATCTTCGATCAAGGCGTCAGGAAGCTCCTCCTCAGAAACGGGCGCACGGTGATCATGGTCACCCATCGATTGGAATTGTTGTCCACCGCTCATCAG GTCATCGTCATGGACGGTTGTCGTGTTCGAGCCGTGGGTACGAAATCAGCGATCGAGGATTCGGATCCAGAATTGGCGAGCGAATGGAAAAAGGCGGCGACGAGGCAAACGGATGGACGTCGCGCTTGCAAGACTGCCAAGGACAGGTGGTCTCTGGTCAGGCTGGTGTCCAGAATCGGTATCAACGTGAGGAACAAGCAGGCCAGCGATGGATCGTGGATCACCGATCAGGACGCTCACGTG aATCCACCAGTGTTCGTGCCACTGAGAATGCGACGAACTATTCTTTCCGGGTCGAGGTACCTGGCCCCCGATCTCACGGACCTGCCGGTGCCCAAAGAAGAGTGGAACATCGCTAAGAAACCGTGCAAGTCGCACGGGAACGCCGTCAGGTCGTCCAGCCTTCAGCCCAGAAGACGACCGCCGCCTGTTCTCAGACAGAACAGCACTCCGACGATACTCGAGAGTCAACACTTCGTTCCAAG GAAGCGGAACAATACTTTCGATAACGGGCAATCCAGCGGCGTTTTCAGGCAAATATTTTCTGGCAG AATTGTCAGCGTACATCCTGACGAATCCTCGTCGAACAAGGAGAAGAGCGTCCTGCGTAGGTTGATACCGAGCAGTTCCAACAGACAAGTTCACTACAGCGTTAAAAA AGCCAATCAACATCAGGAGAGCGAGCAACCCCCGGACAGGCGACTGCTGTCGCAGAACTCCACGGAAACCAACGAACCCGACGAAAGGGAAGAAA AAAGCCACGATGCGGAGGAACGCGAAGAGTACCAAGACAGGGGCGGAGTGGTCACCAGGACTACGTGCATCGATTACTCGAAAGCGGCTGGTTGGATACCAGGCTTGATTTACATAGGCGTGGCAATTTTCTGCCAGATCCTTCGAGTCTACACGGATCTTTGGCTGAGTCGATGGACGGACCAGGACGAGGAGAGCTTCGACCAGGAAGACCAGGAT ACCCTGTTCTACTTCAAGGTCTACATAGCCCTTTCAATGAGCTCCATACTCCTATCCTTCGTATGCAATGTCGTGGGCCAGTGGACAGGGGCCAGAGCGAGGAGAAAATTACACGAGGAAGCGATTTCCAGGCTGCTGAGGGTGCCCATGTCGTTCTTCGAACGCAACCCTGTCggcaaaattttaaacagatTCAGCGCCGACACGGGCGTCATCGACAAA aaaatatcCACGTCGATCCAAAGACTGACGTTCTTCGTCCTGCTGTGCAGCTCCGCGATAATGGTGAACGTCATCATCTCGCCGTGGTTCCTCGTCGCTGCTCTGCCCACTTGCGGAGCCTATTATCTCGTCCAGAGGTATTACAGACGCAGCGCGAGGCATCTGCAGAGATTGGACGGCAG TACTCGATGGCCGATCGCTACGCACTTCTCCGAGACCCTCAGCGGCCTGGCGACGTTGAGAGCTTCGAAGCAAGAGAATCGCTTCATGGACCAAGCGATGGTGTGCCTGGATGCCAACACGAACGCGTTTCTGCTTCTGAACGCGAGCAGTCGATGGCTAGGCATCGCCCTG GACTACCTAGGTGCCGTGATAGTGGTCACGGCAACGTTCGCCGCGATAATCTCGGCCCAGCTGTACCCTAGTCGCGTGACGCCTGCACTGGTTGGACTAGCGATTAATTACACCCTCCTGGTACCGATATACCTAAACTGGGTGGTGAAATTCACAGCGGAGATCGAGATGTACATGGGCAGCGTCGCGCGAATCTCTGCCTATCGCTACGCCCCTGTCGAGAACTATCAGCAAGAGG GCCTTCGGATATCCAAGGACTGGCCTAACAGAGGCGAAGTCACCTTCGAGAACGTTTCTCTGAGACACGACTCGCAGAGGGAGCCAGTCATCTCGAATCTGTGTCTGTATATCCCTGCGGGTCAAAAG ATTGGTGTTTGCGGGAGGACCGGAAGCGGAAAGTCCTCCACGGTGATGGCGCTTTTTAGACTGTTGGAGATCACTCAGGGCCGTATCATGATCGACGGTGTCGACGTCCGTCGGATTCCCTTGACTACGCTACGCTCGCGGCTATCCGTCATTCCTCAGGATGTGATCATGTTCAGTGGCACGATTAG AGAAAATTTGGATCCCCTCGCGGATCACGAAGATCGAGAGCTGTGGGAGGCGCTGGAAGTGGCGCAAATCAAGGACGTCGTTGCCTCGCATCCCGAAGGACTCG ACGTCGAGGTGCGCGAGGGAGGTGAAAATTTCTCATCCGGGCAACTTCAGCTCCTCTGCATGGCGCGAGCGATACTCCGGAAGTCCTCCATCGTGGTCCTCGACGAAGCAACCAGCGCGCTCGACGCAACCACCGAGAAATCCCTCTTGAAAGCGGTTGCGACTGCTTTCGAGAACAAAACTGTGATTGCTATCGCC CATCGCGCGGCAGCGTTATTGGACTGCGACCGAATAATCGTCTTCCACGAGGGCGCGATCGTCGAGGACGGCGCGCCGCAGGATCTGATGCATCGGCAAGCTGGATTTTTCGCGAATATGCTGAAATCCACCGAGCAGAACGACTGA